The Alphaproteobacteria bacterium US3C007 genomic interval AAGTGCCAGCGCGTGTTTGGCAAGGGCTCTTGACTGGTTGGCGCCTGTGGCTTAGGGAAACCACAAAACAGGTAAGACCCGCTCGCAGAGTGGTTAACTGGGCTCGGCCCGCATAAAATGAGGAATGAAATATGAGCGATATCGCAGACCGCGTAAAAAAGATTGTTGTGGAGCATCTTGGTGTTGAAGAAGATAAAGTTGCCGACAATGCATCATTCATTGATGACCTTGGCGCCGACAGCTTGGACACAGTAGAATTGGTCATGGCTTTTGAAGAAGAGTTCGGAATTGAAATTCCTGACGATGCCGCAGAAAACATCCAAACATTTGGGGATGCAGTTAAATTTATCGGTGAAGCGTCCTAAGCTTGCACCCTTAAATGCTGAATTACGCCTCTGTCAGAAATGGCAGAGGCTTTTTTTATTGCAAATCCGAAGTGCTAATTCTTGTGATTTCCAACAAATGGTCTTATTTAAAGAGCCTGAGTTTATAGGTAAAATAATTACATTAGAAGGACGGGCTGATGCGTCGAGTGGTTGTCACAGGTCTTGGAATGGTAACGCCTTTGGCGAATGGCGTAGAGGCCACGTGGTCACGCATCTTGGCCGGGCAATCCGGTGCAGGCTTAATCACGCGGTTTGACGCCGAGCAGGTTGCAACGAAGTATGCCTGCGAAGTGCCGCTTGGCGATGGCAGCGGCGCAAGCTTTAATGCCGATGATGTCCTAGCGGTCAAAGAGCAGCGGAAAATAGATGATTTTATCCTTTATGGGATCTCTGCCGCTGTTGAGGCAGTTGAGGATTCCGGCTGGATGCCCGAAGATGAAGCGGGGCGTCTGCGCACCGGAGTTATGATCGGATCGGGAATCGGTGGGCTTAATTCGATTGCCGAGACCGCCATTTTGATCAAAGAACGCGGACCACGTCGGGTTTCGCCGTTTTTTATCCCGGGAGCGTTGATCAATCTTGTCTCCGGACAGGTGAGTATTCGTTTTCGCTTTAAAGGCCCAAATCACTCGGTGGTGACCGCCTGCTCCACGGGGGCGCATGCGATTGGCGATGCCGCGCGGTTGATCCAAACCAATGATGCAGACGTGATGGTGGCCGGAG includes:
- a CDS encoding acyl carrier protein, encoding MSDIADRVKKIVVEHLGVEEDKVADNASFIDDLGADSLDTVELVMAFEEEFGIEIPDDAAENIQTFGDAVKFIGEAS